In the Carboxydothermus hydrogenoformans Z-2901 genome, GTTATCCTTCTATAATTAAATATATAAACTACGGCCAAAGGGGGTGGAAAAATGATTAAAACTTATTACTACAACCACAAAACTAACACCATGGAACATGATGTGGATTTATCCAGACTTGCGGAACTTTTAGCGGATCCCGAAAGCATGCTGTGGGTAGATTTATACAATTTTGAGGAAAAAGAGCTTTACTACCTCGCCCGCATTTTTAACTTTCACGAATTGACGGTAGAAGACTGTTTAACCTTCAGCCCCCGGGCCAAAGTGGATAAGTACGAAAATTATTATTTCTTCCTGCTCCACGCCTTAAGATACGATGAAGAACAGGATGAAGAAATCCTTCTGGTGCAGTTAGGCGTTTATCTGGGCACAAACTTTATCGTTACCGTTCATAAAAGTGCCCTTCCCAGTCTCGGTAAGCTTGCTTTGGTATGCCGCCGGAGTTCCGAAATCTGTGTAAAGGGCACCGAATACTTTCTTTATTCGATCATTGACGGCATTGTCGATGAATATTTCCCCATCCTCGAACAAGTAACCAACCGTATCGAGGACCTGGAAGATGAAATTTACGAACAACCCAACCGGGAAATTACCGATGAGTTTATTGACTTAAAGCGTACCATTTTAGCAATCCGCAGGGCAATATCCCACCAGAAAAGGATTTTCGGTAATTTAATTCGTCCACCTTTCCCGTTAAGCGAAGAGATAAAGCCTTATTTTTCCGACCTTGCCGACCATTTAGAGCGGGCCACCGATACGGTCGATAGCCAGCGGGACATGCTCGATCAAATCTTAATGACTTATAACTCTATTATTACTACGCGAACCAACGAGACAATGCGGGTTTTAACAATCATTTCGACCATTTTCATGCCCCTCACCTTTGTCACCGGGTTTTTCGGAATGAACGTACCATTTCCGGCCCAGAATCATTATATCTCTACCGGCATTATCACCGCAGGTTTAATCGCTATTTCTTACGGCATGGTTCGCTGGTTTAAGTATAAAAATTGGATGTGATAATGGTGGCCAATTAGACATTGGATAGTGGAAGTTTGAAATTGGAAAATAAAATGCAAATACTGGCTAAAGCCAGCCCTACCATAACGGAGAACGCCTTGATGTAAGAAAAAAGCTGCGTACTTTGAGCGTACGCAGCTTTTTTTCTTTTACATCTTCTCAAAAGCATCCTTGTCGGCGCCGCAGTCGGGGCAAACCCAGTCCGCCGGAAGGTTTTCAAAAGGCGTACCTGGAGCTATCCCCTGAGACTCATCCCCTACTTCCGGGTCATAGACATACCCGCAAATACTGCAAACATATTTGTCCATCCCAATACCTCCCATGATATTTTTAGGAAAAAAGTTTTCTTACTTCATTTACAAGCTTTACATCACCTATTAAAAGCGCCCCTACAAGTTTTTCATCCTTGTAGTAATACTTAAGGAAGTTATCTCCCCGGTCTTCCCTACGGGAAGTTACACCTTCACCCATAACCGTTCCTATACTGAAAACGGTTTTCCCAAAAACCTTTAAAACATTTTGAGGAGGAATAGGAGTATAAATTTTAGATGCTCCGGCAGCATTAGCCCCGGCAACTTTTCCCTGCTCCATTGCCACCGGCCAAATGCCCGGCATCTGCCCCTCAAACTCGGCTACATCACCGGCTGCATAAATGTTTTCCCGGGAAGTAGCCATATACTTGTCCACTATAATCCCCCGATTAATGCCTAAAGTTAGCATATTTGCTACTTCTAAGTAAGGCCGAACCCCCGTTGAAAATACCACAATATCGGTTGCTACTGAACTTCCATCCTTAAATACTACCTTTTCTACCTGTTCGATACCTTCAATCCGGTCTACGTCTCTTGCAAGATAAAGTTCTACCCCTGCTTCTTGAGCAGCTCTGGAAAGAATTTTGGAACCTTCTTCATCCACCTGGCGGGGTAATAAGCGGTCGTTATGTTCTACAACCCCTACCCAAACTCCCCTTTTGCCGAGATAATACGCCACTTCCAGTCCCAATACTCCCCCACCTATTACCACCGCTCTCCGGGCTTTTTCCGCACGGTCCCGAATGGCCTTTAAATCATCCAAATTCCTTAAGGTGTAAACACCGGGAAGATCCCCACCGGAAACCGGGGGTTTAAAAGCATAACTTCCTGTAGTCAGAATAAGCCGGTCAAAAGGTACTACCGTTCCGTCATGTAATGTAAGCTCCCTGGATTCAAGGCGTGCTCCGGTAACCTTTTTCCCCAGGATTACTTTGATCTTCCTTTCCTCATACCAGGAAGGAGGGTGAAGCAAAAGACTTTCTTCTTTCAGCTCGCCACTTAAATATTCCGAAAGCTTTAGGCGGTAAT is a window encoding:
- the corA gene encoding magnesium/cobalt transporter CorA, with product MIKTYYYNHKTNTMEHDVDLSRLAELLADPESMLWVDLYNFEEKELYYLARIFNFHELTVEDCLTFSPRAKVDKYENYYFFLLHALRYDEEQDEEILLVQLGVYLGTNFIVTVHKSALPSLGKLALVCRRSSEICVKGTEYFLYSIIDGIVDEYFPILEQVTNRIEDLEDEIYEQPNREITDEFIDLKRTILAIRRAISHQKRIFGNLIRPPFPLSEEIKPYFSDLADHLERATDTVDSQRDMLDQILMTYNSIITTRTNETMRVLTIISTIFMPLTFVTGFFGMNVPFPAQNHYISTGIITAGLIAISYGMVRWFKYKNWM
- the rd gene encoding rubredoxin; the protein is MDKYVCSICGYVYDPEVGDESQGIAPGTPFENLPADWVCPDCGADKDAFEKM
- a CDS encoding NAD(P)/FAD-dependent oxidoreductase, encoding MKIVIVGGGIAGVSAAAAAREVSDTAEITLISAEKYYPYYRLKLSEYLSGELKEESLLLHPPSWYEERKIKVILGKKVTGARLESRELTLHDGTVVPFDRLILTTGSYAFKPPVSGGDLPGVYTLRNLDDLKAIRDRAEKARRAVVIGGGVLGLEVAYYLGKRGVWVGVVEHNDRLLPRQVDEEGSKILSRAAQEAGVELYLARDVDRIEGIEQVEKVVFKDGSSVATDIVVFSTGVRPYLEVANMLTLGINRGIIVDKYMATSRENIYAAGDVAEFEGQMPGIWPVAMEQGKVAGANAAGASKIYTPIPPQNVLKVFGKTVFSIGTVMGEGVTSRREDRGDNFLKYYYKDEKLVGALLIGDVKLVNEVRKLFS